The following are encoded in a window of Mycobacterium vicinigordonae genomic DNA:
- a CDS encoding DUF3152 domain-containing protein produces the protein MTSPRPARDTGRVPVLRDDWREPLRAQRDPLGQNAGRVRADRDRPRQWRKQSWLGRFVTTYGWRAYALPFLTVITLVVAYQTVAGAGSPKPAAQSTHKDPPTIGAVGTSILDTPPRGLAAFDANLPTGTLPEGGPFTQAGDKTWRVIPGTTPQIGQGTAKVFRYTVEVENGLDPTMYGGDDAFAQMVDQTLDNPKSWTHNPQFAFVRIDGAAGGKPDFRVSLVSPMTVRVGCGYEFPLETSCYNPSYGPDRESRVFINEARWVRGAVPFEGDVGSYRQYVVNHEVGHAIGYVRHEPCEQQGGLAPVMMQQTFSTANNDGAKFDPDQVKPDGKTCRFNPWPFPIA, from the coding sequence ATGACGTCCCCGCGGCCTGCCCGCGACACAGGTCGCGTGCCTGTGTTGCGTGACGACTGGCGCGAGCCGCTGCGGGCTCAACGCGACCCGCTCGGCCAGAACGCCGGCCGCGTCCGTGCTGACCGTGATCGGCCACGGCAATGGCGCAAGCAGTCGTGGCTCGGGCGGTTCGTGACCACCTACGGCTGGCGGGCGTACGCGCTGCCGTTTTTGACAGTGATCACGCTGGTGGTGGCGTATCAGACGGTCGCCGGTGCCGGCAGCCCCAAGCCGGCAGCGCAATCGACCCACAAGGATCCCCCCACCATCGGCGCGGTCGGTACGTCGATCCTCGATACACCGCCGCGTGGCCTGGCCGCTTTCGACGCCAACCTGCCGACCGGCACGCTGCCGGAGGGCGGGCCGTTCACCCAAGCGGGTGACAAGACGTGGCGAGTGATCCCGGGCACCACACCGCAGATCGGACAGGGGACCGCCAAGGTGTTCCGTTACACCGTGGAGGTCGAGAACGGCCTGGACCCCACCATGTACGGCGGTGACGACGCTTTCGCGCAGATGGTCGACCAGACGCTGGACAACCCGAAAAGCTGGACGCACAACCCGCAATTCGCGTTCGTCCGCATCGACGGTGCCGCTGGGGGCAAACCCGACTTCCGGGTGTCGTTGGTATCGCCGATGACCGTGCGGGTGGGATGTGGTTACGAGTTTCCGCTGGAGACCTCGTGCTACAACCCCTCATACGGGCCCGACCGAGAATCCCGCGTATTCATCAACGAGGCGCGCTGGGTGCGCGGAGCGGTTCCCTTCGAGGGCGACGTGGGCTCCTACCGTCAGTACGTGGTCAACCACGAAGTCGGCCACGCCATCGGGTACGTGCGCCACGAGCCCTGCGAACAACAGGGCGGGCTCGCGCCGGTGATGATGCAGCAGACGTTCTCCACTGCCAACAACGACGGCGCAAAGTTCGACCCCGACCAGGTCAAGCCCGACGGCAAGACGTGCCGATTCAACCCTTGGCCGTTCCCGATCGCCTGA